In the Alkaliphilus oremlandii OhILAs genome, one interval contains:
- a CDS encoding DUF364 domain-containing protein, whose translation MAMKRPNPLIEAYRYIKNIYEIESMDPGILEKIIFSPKWTGVFADRGQTGVAFNYAGEHLVYGPVKDLNSIEGLKRFIGQSLFSLAEYLLPLDEDIHMRSICLSTLNALSRPLILRGYPKDQAITKFNASKDIDFILPEDIVVIIGYGRLIDQVYGRCKELHVMDMRPKHKLTSMCIDKNIGYGSKNTFIHSSEENEEILSKADVVLITGATLVNGTFLELIKYSKVARVIGMYGPSAQILPDILLNSGINYIGSSIVTKPDVLESILMDNFSTRHMFKDCMDNYVIKGINQC comes from the coding sequence ATGGCAATGAAAAGACCAAATCCTTTAATTGAAGCTTATCGTTATATAAAAAATATTTATGAAATTGAATCAATGGACCCAGGGATCTTGGAGAAAATAATTTTTTCTCCGAAATGGACGGGTGTTTTTGCAGATAGAGGTCAAACAGGTGTAGCTTTCAATTATGCAGGAGAACATCTAGTTTATGGTCCAGTGAAGGATTTAAATTCAATTGAAGGTCTTAAAAGATTTATAGGACAAAGTTTATTTAGCTTAGCAGAATATCTCCTTCCTTTGGATGAGGATATACATATGCGCTCTATTTGCCTATCTACCCTCAATGCACTTTCTAGACCACTGATCCTTAGGGGCTATCCTAAGGACCAAGCAATAACGAAGTTCAATGCTTCTAAGGATATAGATTTTATTCTGCCAGAAGATATTGTTGTAATTATCGGATATGGTAGACTCATAGATCAGGTATATGGAAGATGTAAAGAATTGCATGTTATGGATATGCGGCCTAAGCATAAGCTGACTTCAATGTGTATTGATAAAAATATAGGCTATGGAAGTAAAAATACTTTTATTCATTCATCTGAAGAAAATGAAGAGATTCTTTCCAAGGCAGATGTTGTCCTAATAACAGGAGCTACACTAGTAAATGGAACGTTTTTAGAACTAATCAAATATTCAAAAGTAGCTCGAGTTATAGGAATGTATGGACCAAGTGCGCAAATTCTTCCAGATATACTATTAAACAGTGGCATAAACTATATCGGCTCTAGTATTGTTACAAAGCCGGATGTATTAGAATCCATTTTAATGGATAATTTTAGCACTCGGCATATGTTTAAGGATTGTATGGACAACTATGTAATAAAGGGGATAAATCAATGCTAA
- a CDS encoding radical SAM protein, translating into MLNEIMEMSDEDLFLKAQEIGSYKRKINTGPAIITGACLTQPHCNHCKWDSFKSGDHAFSQKNSLESVIERGKLMESIGVHRIFTATGWMGHTIPADYPLYIEALKAHTNMEVFGLFGAIDKESLKALQSAGMDGYLCGIESPNEDIYKKFRPGGDTLSDRLKTLYDMKALGLKVWSGFLVGLGETKEDVMKGLEILKDLEPESLSILPFTPYPFTNMMGENPANPLHWARTVAQAHLYMPNANIFSDSKVGFYGKFSELTGANGSYIFPRKE; encoded by the coding sequence ATGCTAAATGAGATTATGGAAATGTCAGATGAGGACCTGTTTCTAAAAGCACAGGAAATCGGATCGTATAAAAGAAAGATAAATACAGGGCCTGCCATTATTACAGGAGCCTGCTTAACCCAGCCTCACTGTAACCATTGCAAATGGGATAGCTTCAAGTCAGGAGATCATGCATTTTCACAAAAAAACTCTTTAGAATCTGTAATAGAGCGTGGAAAACTGATGGAGAGCATAGGGGTTCATCGTATATTTACTGCAACGGGTTGGATGGGGCACACCATACCTGCTGATTATCCACTGTATATAGAGGCACTAAAAGCTCATACGAATATGGAGGTCTTTGGTTTATTTGGGGCTATTGATAAGGAAAGCTTAAAGGCACTACAGTCTGCAGGGATGGATGGATACTTATGTGGAATAGAATCACCAAACGAAGATATTTATAAAAAGTTCCGCCCTGGTGGGGATACATTAAGTGATCGATTAAAAACATTATATGATATGAAAGCGTTGGGCTTAAAGGTTTGGAGTGGTTTTTTAGTTGGGCTTGGGGAGACGAAGGAAGATGTAATGAAAGGACTAGAAATACTAAAAGATTTAGAACCAGAATCCCTGTCGATTCTACCCTTTACTCCTTATCCATTTACGAACATGATGGGAGAAAATCCTGCCAATCCATTGCACTGGGCAAGAACAGTAGCACAAGCTCATTTGTATATGCCCAATGCCAATATATTTTCGGATTCAAAGGTTGGATTTTATGGAAAGTTTAGTGAATTAACAGGAGCAAATGGGAGCTATATTTTTCCAAGAAAAGAATAA
- a CDS encoding ABC transporter substrate-binding protein codes for MKKCNRIISMILTIIMLSAMIVGCSNKTLEAQQLEGSKTETPAASSEAETKIVTNLNGTEIEVPVNVERVAALFGPSYEKIYLLNAEDKIVAAGDFHKGGWPWSNQIYKRLDTVVGIENAHSSLNIENLLKYEPQVVFYFPNPEAVASINEAGMVAIPMASTGKFEDTKNVLTVYADVLGGEAVDIAKKYANYFDEKVKLVTDITSKISKEDRPDVYFSNQNILWTAGKKSDMVEVIELAGGNCVHKEIEGGSKNEITIEQLLEWNPDYIFVDHAGSSGNATAEEVIKDMLDDNRYEQIKAIKNDNIYISPTGVFFWDAGQQKVLMLMWMAKHLHPEHFSALDMAQELKYFYKEFYRYDLTDQETDRILKHLNPMVN; via the coding sequence ATGAAAAAATGTAATAGAATAATCAGTATGATACTAACGATCATTATGCTTTCAGCAATGATTGTTGGGTGTAGCAATAAGACTTTAGAAGCGCAACAATTAGAAGGATCGAAAACAGAAACCCCAGCGGCTTCCTCTGAAGCTGAAACAAAAATAGTAACCAATTTAAATGGAACTGAAATTGAAGTCCCTGTGAATGTAGAGAGGGTGGCTGCTTTATTTGGCCCTTCCTACGAGAAAATATATCTTTTGAATGCAGAAGATAAAATTGTTGCAGCAGGAGATTTTCATAAGGGTGGCTGGCCTTGGTCCAATCAAATTTATAAAAGACTAGATACTGTAGTAGGGATTGAAAATGCACATTCTAGTTTGAATATAGAGAATTTATTAAAATATGAACCACAGGTTGTATTTTATTTTCCGAACCCAGAAGCAGTTGCTTCAATAAATGAAGCTGGAATGGTTGCTATTCCAATGGCATCTACGGGAAAATTTGAAGATACTAAGAACGTATTAACCGTATATGCGGATGTACTGGGAGGGGAAGCTGTAGATATTGCTAAAAAATATGCAAATTATTTTGATGAAAAAGTTAAATTGGTAACGGATATTACTTCTAAAATTTCAAAAGAGGACAGGCCAGATGTTTATTTCTCCAATCAAAACATTCTATGGACAGCAGGGAAGAAGTCGGACATGGTGGAAGTCATTGAACTTGCAGGAGGTAATTGCGTACATAAGGAGATCGAAGGTGGCTCTAAAAATGAAATAACAATTGAGCAGCTGCTAGAATGGAACCCTGATTATATTTTTGTAGATCATGCTGGTTCTTCTGGGAATGCAACTGCAGAAGAAGTTATTAAGGATATGTTGGATGACAACAGATATGAACAAATAAAGGCAATAAAAAATGACAATATATATATTTCTCCAACTGGTGTATTTTTTTGGGATGCTGGTCAACAGAAGGTTCTAATGCTTATGTGGATGGCAAAGCACTTACACCCGGAACATTTTTCAGCTTTAGATATGGCACAGGAGCTAAAATATTTTTATAAGGAGTTTTACCGATACGATTTAACGGATCAAGAGACCGATAGAATTTTAAAGCACTTAAATCCCATGGTCAACTAA
- a CDS encoding molybdopterin molybdotransferase MoeA, with amino-acid sequence MKEHKVVVPSREEYIELATSLAKFDRRTEIVSLKESVGRVTAKDIYALHTLPNQPTSAMDGIAVRFEAFTSKEVDPTAWELGKEYVFSNTGVAIPTEYDTAIPIEHVKFDNNNRLHINKIPSCRGENVVPRGKNMKEGELLVPAEYVITPLQLGVLASGGICEIEVIAKPKVAIIPTGNELVPAGAVLPLGKNIETNSIVLEALIKEWGGEPIVYPIIPDDPVYIYDILYHALKQSDMVIFNGGSSKGTHDFGKEILGKIGQVYAYEVAHGPGKHTSLTVAGNKLIVGLVGPPGGTELTAPWYVKPLINKYLCKPDVQAPKLEVKLLNEISSSAPFDFYIQLIVSQQDGEYVATRIKMFNATRAQLAVQANAILCVPRGVVFKKGETVAVELKIPIEYISA; translated from the coding sequence ATGAAGGAACATAAAGTAGTTGTGCCATCAAGAGAAGAATATATAGAACTTGCAACATCTCTAGCAAAGTTTGATAGAAGAACAGAAATTGTTTCCTTAAAAGAAAGTGTAGGTCGTGTAACAGCAAAGGATATTTATGCGCTCCATACGTTACCGAACCAACCAACAAGTGCTATGGATGGGATCGCTGTTCGGTTTGAAGCGTTCACATCGAAGGAGGTAGATCCTACTGCTTGGGAATTGGGAAAAGAATATGTTTTTAGTAATACAGGTGTTGCAATCCCAACAGAATATGACACAGCAATCCCAATCGAACATGTGAAATTTGATAATAATAACAGACTCCATATAAATAAAATTCCATCCTGCAGAGGAGAAAATGTTGTTCCACGTGGAAAGAATATGAAAGAGGGTGAGCTACTAGTACCTGCTGAATATGTAATTACCCCCTTGCAGTTAGGAGTACTTGCATCGGGCGGTATTTGTGAAATTGAAGTAATAGCAAAACCTAAAGTAGCAATAATACCTACTGGAAACGAGCTTGTGCCAGCTGGTGCAGTACTACCCCTGGGAAAAAACATAGAAACAAACAGCATTGTATTAGAAGCACTCATTAAAGAGTGGGGTGGGGAGCCTATCGTTTATCCCATCATACCAGATGATCCCGTTTATATTTATGATATTTTATATCATGCCCTAAAGCAGAGCGATATGGTTATATTCAATGGTGGATCTTCAAAAGGAACACATGATTTCGGTAAAGAAATTTTAGGTAAAATAGGACAAGTATATGCCTATGAGGTAGCACATGGACCAGGTAAGCACACCAGTCTTACTGTTGCTGGCAATAAACTGATAGTAGGTCTTGTTGGGCCACCTGGCGGAACGGAGCTAACAGCACCTTGGTATGTAAAACCACTGATTAATAAATATCTATGTAAGCCAGATGTACAAGCACCGAAATTAGAAGTCAAATTATTAAATGAAATCAGCTCATCTGCTCCTTTTGATTTCTATATACAACTAATAGTTAGTCAACAAGATGGAGAATATGTTGCTACAAGGATCAAGATGTTCAATGCTACAAGAGCACAATTAGCAGTACAAGCCAACGCAATTCTGTGTGTTCCAAGGGGCGTTGTTTTTAAAAAAGGAGAGACTGTGGCTGTTGAGTTGAAAATACCTATAGAGTACATATCAGCTTAA
- a CDS encoding ABC transporter substrate-binding protein: MFKKYSMKTSKMALLLIVVLLMVSMAGCTKKADEAINNTPEQVEQAQQDESTTRVIKDMAGREVEIPKEINKVFTTSGVGTIALYSINPSKMAGLNSKLTALEEKYLTKEYQQLPILGSYKDASSGNAEEILKAKPDIIISMGNIDERWIKDADESQEKLGIPFLMIDGDLENLHKTYEFLGDILGEEERCKKLSEYCKNTIEEVKTIASTIPMEERIKVYYGTTQGPLVTNVTGSIHTQAIDLVGAINAAEVTVEKMSGGVEVSMEQVLNWNPDKIIAAKGMEGNEGSYEIITKDSKWKDIKAVQNNQVYAIPNAPFNWFDRPPSVNRVIGVKWLGNLIYPERFNYDMNKETKDFYEMFYHRALTDDEVAEILENAMPR, from the coding sequence ATGTTTAAAAAGTATTCAATGAAGACAAGTAAAATGGCATTACTATTAATTGTAGTACTACTTATGGTATCGATGGCAGGATGTACTAAAAAAGCAGACGAAGCCATAAACAACACTCCTGAGCAAGTAGAACAAGCGCAGCAAGACGAAAGCACTACACGGGTAATAAAGGATATGGCAGGTAGAGAAGTAGAGATTCCTAAAGAAATTAACAAGGTTTTTACTACAAGCGGTGTAGGAACCATAGCATTATACAGTATAAATCCGAGCAAAATGGCCGGATTAAACTCTAAACTTACTGCCTTAGAGGAAAAATATCTTACAAAAGAGTATCAACAGCTTCCTATATTGGGGAGCTATAAAGATGCAAGCAGTGGAAATGCCGAAGAAATATTAAAAGCAAAGCCAGATATTATAATTTCAATGGGAAATATAGATGAAAGATGGATAAAGGATGCTGATGAATCCCAAGAGAAGTTAGGAATCCCATTCTTAATGATAGATGGTGATCTTGAAAACCTTCATAAGACCTATGAATTTTTAGGCGATATATTGGGCGAAGAGGAAAGATGCAAGAAACTAAGTGAATATTGTAAAAACACCATAGAAGAAGTGAAGACCATCGCAAGCACAATCCCAATGGAAGAAAGAATAAAAGTATATTACGGAACAACACAAGGTCCTTTAGTAACAAACGTAACGGGATCCATCCATACGCAAGCTATAGATTTAGTTGGCGCAATCAATGCAGCAGAAGTAACTGTTGAAAAGATGTCGGGTGGAGTAGAAGTGTCTATGGAACAGGTTTTAAATTGGAATCCAGATAAAATAATAGCGGCTAAAGGTATGGAAGGGAATGAAGGTTCCTATGAAATAATAACAAAAGATTCAAAATGGAAGGATATTAAAGCAGTGCAAAACAATCAAGTATATGCAATACCAAATGCGCCATTTAATTGGTTCGATAGACCACCATCAGTAAATCGGGTAATCGGTGTTAAGTGGCTGGGCAATTTAATTTATCCAGAAAGGTTTAATTATGATATGAATAAGGAAACAAAGGATTTTTATGAAATGTTTTATCACCGTGCTCTGACAGACGATGAGGTAGCAGAAATACTAGAAAATGCTATGCCCAGATAA
- a CDS encoding GTP-binding protein, protein MKIVTVSGPPSSGKTSITLKVIEILKREAFKIGVVKFDSLSTYDDILYEKTGVKVKVGLSGNLCPDHFYISNIEDCVQWGISEELDMLISESAGLCNRCSPHIKDVLSICVIDNLSGVNTPKKIGPMLKLADIVVITKGDIVSQAEREVFAFRVKQANPRASIIFINGITGQGSYDLAVKLKEAKAFNSLENKRLRFSMPSALCSYCVGETRIGEEYQSGNIKKMKI, encoded by the coding sequence ATGAAAATAGTTACAGTTTCCGGACCTCCGTCATCGGGAAAAACTTCGATTACACTGAAAGTAATAGAAATATTAAAAAGAGAAGCCTTTAAAATTGGGGTTGTAAAATTTGATAGCTTATCCACGTACGATGATATACTCTATGAAAAAACAGGGGTGAAGGTGAAGGTTGGACTTTCTGGTAACCTTTGCCCAGACCATTTCTATATAAGCAATATAGAAGATTGTGTTCAATGGGGAATAAGTGAAGAACTAGATATGCTCATAAGCGAAAGTGCGGGCCTCTGTAACAGATGTTCCCCTCATATAAAGGATGTATTGTCCATCTGTGTTATAGATAATCTGTCAGGAGTCAATACGCCTAAAAAAATAGGACCGATGCTAAAACTAGCAGATATAGTTGTTATAACGAAAGGTGATATAGTATCCCAAGCAGAGCGGGAAGTATTTGCATTTAGGGTAAAGCAAGCAAATCCTAGAGCATCTATAATTTTTATCAATGGAATAACGGGTCAAGGGTCTTATGATTTAGCCGTTAAGCTGAAAGAAGCGAAAGCCTTTAATAGTCTTGAGAATAAAAGGCTCAGGTTTTCTATGCCTTCTGCTCTGTGTTCCTATTGCGTAGGAGAAACAAGAATAGGAGAAGAATATCAATCGGGAAACATAAAAAAGATGAAGATATAG
- a CDS encoding ATP-binding cassette domain-containing protein encodes MTLDIAKHPIKELFIKYPYSEDFFISFDIKDMDVNLSMEEVVINLKDEILEDNGLSREQLIDNFISFIEKMEALKNLSDNTIESITIIGGKDKHGRDEDIKLELNVGEVISIVGPTGSGKSRLLADIECLAQRDTPTNRQILVNGKAPDPNKRFDIENKLVAQLSQNMNFVMDLSVEEFIKLHAESRLIANIEAVVEEIIICANNLAGEKFDRSTPLTQLSGGQSRALMIADTALLSRSPIVLIDEIENAGIDRKNAIELLVKKEKIVLISTHDPVLALMGDRRIVIKNGGIDQIITSSNEEKKYIDILDHVDRKMLDIRNHIRQGGIIEDHIINF; translated from the coding sequence ATGACTTTAGATATAGCAAAGCATCCAATAAAGGAATTGTTTATAAAATATCCCTACTCTGAAGATTTTTTTATATCATTCGATATCAAAGACATGGATGTTAATTTATCAATGGAAGAAGTAGTGATAAATTTAAAAGATGAAATATTAGAAGACAATGGACTGAGCAGAGAACAGTTAATCGATAACTTTATATCTTTTATAGAGAAAATGGAAGCATTAAAAAATTTATCGGACAATACGATCGAGTCCATAACCATAATAGGTGGAAAAGATAAGCATGGAAGAGATGAGGATATAAAGCTTGAATTAAATGTAGGAGAGGTAATCTCTATAGTGGGACCTACAGGCTCTGGAAAGAGCAGGTTACTTGCAGATATAGAATGTCTAGCCCAAAGAGATACTCCTACAAATAGGCAAATTCTAGTGAATGGAAAGGCGCCAGATCCCAATAAACGATTTGATATAGAAAACAAATTAGTTGCTCAGTTATCTCAAAATATGAACTTTGTAATGGATCTTTCCGTAGAGGAATTTATAAAGTTACATGCTGAAAGTAGGCTGATTGCAAATATAGAAGCGGTTGTAGAAGAGATCATTATATGTGCAAATAATCTGGCCGGAGAAAAGTTTGATCGGAGCACTCCTCTTACCCAATTAAGTGGTGGACAATCTAGAGCACTGATGATCGCAGATACCGCCCTTTTAAGTCGTTCACCGATCGTACTGATAGATGAAATAGAAAATGCAGGTATCGATAGAAAAAATGCCATTGAGTTATTGGTTAAGAAGGAAAAAATCGTATTGATATCAACCCATGATCCAGTTTTGGCCCTTATGGGAGATCGAAGAATCGTGATAAAAAATGGTGGAATAGATCAAATTATTACTTCATCTAATGAAGAGAAAAAATATATCGACATATTAGATCATGTAGATAGAAAAATGCTGGATATAAGAAATCACATAAGACAGGGTGGAATAATAGAAGATCATATAATTAATTTTTAG
- a CDS encoding ABC transporter substrate-binding protein, giving the protein MNITGATTIEKLLENEQAFEALLALGFNTSSKEELINLLGKNTMLQTVLKVKNINLDLFLKELKEKINNEMLEEGINNKYYNESETLNFLGNIICPLRIVFEDDLKEKLEAFEKATGKTFNCYIMPKGGDDGRYDNLWKEKDIDKFPDIILSKGFDDFYRKELIDNLVSKGHFKSINNPNIDKKFIEAGCLDKDYTMYGAFLDVLLVDEEKLEGLPIPKTWGDLLSPIYKDKIVTFETPDGISTAIPLYFYKEYGEDSIRSYAFNVKGFHSSAKMARLVGSNNPEAGAIYTMPLMFAMSCVKKGVKLVIPEDGAIVFPFSMLVKKGKEEELRILTDYIFDNYGLNLTKSHALSLSPNIENPFLKDHTIKWLGWEFIRSRDIIELGEYINEEFFKVWNKK; this is encoded by the coding sequence TTGAATATAACAGGTGCTACAACGATTGAGAAGCTATTAGAAAATGAACAAGCTTTTGAAGCACTTTTAGCCCTTGGATTTAACACAAGCTCAAAAGAAGAGCTAATAAATCTACTTGGTAAAAACACTATGCTACAAACTGTTCTTAAGGTAAAAAATATAAACTTAGATTTATTTTTAAAAGAATTGAAAGAAAAAATAAATAATGAGATGTTAGAAGAGGGTATTAATAATAAATATTATAATGAAAGTGAAACATTAAACTTTTTAGGCAATATAATTTGCCCGCTGAGAATCGTCTTTGAAGATGATCTTAAAGAAAAATTAGAAGCGTTTGAGAAAGCCACAGGCAAAACCTTTAACTGCTACATTATGCCCAAGGGTGGAGACGATGGCAGATATGATAATTTATGGAAGGAAAAAGATATAGATAAATTTCCAGATATAATTCTCTCCAAGGGCTTTGATGACTTTTATAGAAAAGAGCTAATCGATAATTTAGTAAGCAAAGGACACTTTAAAAGCATAAACAATCCTAATATAGATAAAAAGTTTATAGAAGCTGGTTGTTTAGATAAAGATTATACAATGTATGGCGCTTTTTTAGATGTTTTATTAGTGGACGAAGAAAAGTTAGAAGGTCTGCCAATTCCAAAAACCTGGGGCGATCTTTTAAGCCCAATCTACAAAGATAAAATAGTTACTTTTGAAACTCCTGACGGTATATCAACAGCAATACCACTGTACTTTTACAAAGAGTATGGAGAGGATTCTATAAGAAGCTATGCATTCAATGTTAAAGGCTTCCACAGCAGTGCTAAAATGGCAAGGTTAGTAGGTTCAAATAATCCAGAGGCAGGCGCCATATATACGATGCCGCTCATGTTTGCAATGTCCTGTGTAAAGAAGGGCGTTAAATTAGTAATACCCGAAGATGGTGCTATAGTCTTTCCTTTTTCTATGTTGGTTAAGAAGGGTAAAGAAGAAGAGCTTAGAATATTAACAGATTATATATTTGACAATTATGGACTAAATTTAACTAAGTCCCATGCATTAAGTCTAAGCCCCAATATAGAAAATCCATTTTTAAAAGATCATACTATAAAATGGCTAGGCTGGGAGTTTATAAGATCTAGAGATATCATAGAATTGGGAGAATATATCAACGAAGAATTTTTTAAGGTGTGGAATAAGAAATAG
- a CDS encoding zinc ribbon domain-containing protein produces the protein MFFIMGISPRREELDFNQTVVCSRCGKYGRYNGIREYTALSLFFIPVLKWGKKYYVRSSCCGSVYSIEKDLGDRIVKGENITLRDVDLSLIHGGEKYHGKRCAHCNFQTHEDFTYCPKCGTPFE, from the coding sequence ATGTTTTTTATTATGGGAATATCACCTAGAAGAGAAGAGTTGGATTTTAACCAAACCGTGGTTTGTTCTCGTTGCGGGAAGTATGGTAGATATAATGGGATTCGAGAATATACTGCGCTGAGTTTATTTTTTATTCCAGTTCTAAAATGGGGGAAAAAGTACTATGTAAGATCCAGCTGCTGTGGTAGTGTCTATAGTATAGAGAAAGATCTAGGAGATCGCATCGTTAAAGGAGAAAATATCACCTTGAGGGATGTAGATTTAAGTTTAATCCATGGCGGAGAAAAATACCATGGAAAGAGATGCGCTCATTGTAATTTTCAAACCCATGAGGATTTCACGTACTGTCCGAAGTGTGGAACCCCATTTGAATAG
- a CDS encoding NPCBM/NEW2 domain-containing protein: protein MKNKIILATVICCMFVSGYLFSGLRMNNNKNINAYASEQIGSDTRTIYREELISEMKKETNSLSLENQYLRAELSQLKKQLKSENKAVEPKFHGYTIYYTLDKRYSSVFRENKWENGNFTVDGHTYMRGIGFDRKENGDRNHYVAKLYNYNGEYSRLTGLIGIDDLAKDLDDAQITFAVYNNDVITKCYNEFYGDTLYKTQFKKSDGLQKIDVNLKGANSIIIEFSVNQKSNLNNFLLLEPQLK, encoded by the coding sequence ATGAAAAATAAAATAATTTTGGCCACAGTAATCTGTTGTATGTTCGTATCTGGATATTTATTTTCAGGGTTGAGAATGAACAATAATAAAAATATCAATGCATATGCATCTGAACAAATAGGGTCCGACACTAGAACCATCTATAGAGAAGAACTTATTTCTGAGATGAAGAAAGAAACCAATTCCTTAAGCTTAGAAAATCAATATCTAAGAGCAGAACTGAGCCAGCTTAAAAAGCAGCTAAAGAGCGAAAATAAAGCGGTAGAACCTAAGTTTCATGGATATACAATCTATTACACTTTAGATAAAAGATATAGTTCTGTATTTAGAGAAAATAAATGGGAGAACGGAAACTTCACTGTTGATGGGCATACTTATATGAGAGGTATCGGTTTTGACAGAAAAGAAAACGGCGATAGGAACCATTATGTTGCAAAGCTATATAACTACAACGGTGAATATTCAAGGCTTACTGGTTTAATAGGGATCGACGATTTAGCAAAAGATTTAGACGATGCACAGATTACTTTTGCGGTATACAATAATGACGTCATTACAAAATGCTATAATGAGTTTTACGGGGATACTTTATATAAAACCCAGTTTAAAAAATCAGATGGATTACAGAAAATAGATGTTAACTTAAAGGGTGCTAACAGCATTATCATTGAGTTTTCCGTTAATCAGAAAAGCAATTTAAATAATTTTCTTTTATTAGAGCCACAATTGAAATAA
- the rocF gene encoding arginase, with protein MKINLIGVPLTYGCGKDGAQYGPSVLRENNMIDLIKNNGHTLYDLGDLVIPPASEEDQFKGHENIKYLDLITEVNTNLAHQVYCSLEGESFPFVIGGDHSLGMGSIAGISKHFNEVAVIWIDAHSDINTHLTSPSGNPHGMPLAASMGVGHPKFTDIYFKGQKVHPKNVYIIGVRDPDAGELALVDDLNLSYYSMKTVREKGLENVLNEVIENIKGSGVDGVHISYDIDVFDKSIVPGTGTPVADGFTLEEGKFTIETLLKEKFVTSMDFVELNPLLDDASKTTVKTAVEFLNHTFKCL; from the coding sequence ATGAAAATCAATTTAATCGGTGTACCTCTTACGTACGGTTGTGGTAAAGATGGCGCACAATATGGTCCTAGTGTTCTTAGAGAAAATAATATGATAGATTTGATTAAAAATAATGGTCATACACTTTATGATTTGGGGGACTTAGTCATTCCTCCTGCTTCTGAAGAGGATCAATTTAAAGGTCATGAAAACATTAAATATTTAGATTTAATAACCGAGGTAAATACAAACTTAGCACACCAAGTGTACTGCTCTCTTGAAGGCGAAAGCTTCCCTTTCGTCATCGGAGGTGATCACTCTTTAGGAATGGGTAGTATCGCTGGAATCAGCAAGCACTTCAATGAAGTTGCGGTCATATGGATTGATGCTCACAGTGATATTAACACCCATTTAACTTCTCCATCTGGCAACCCTCACGGTATGCCTTTAGCAGCATCCATGGGCGTCGGTCATCCAAAGTTTACGGATATCTATTTTAAAGGCCAAAAGGTTCATCCTAAAAATGTTTACATCATCGGTGTTCGGGACCCTGACGCTGGTGAATTGGCTTTAGTAGATGATCTGAACCTTTCTTACTACAGCATGAAAACTGTGAGAGAAAAGGGATTGGAAAATGTTTTAAATGAAGTGATTGAAAATATCAAAGGTTCTGGCGTAGATGGCGTTCATATCAGCTATGATATCGATGTATTCGACAAATCGATCGTTCCTGGTACTGGAACTCCCGTAGCCGATGGTTTTACTTTAGAAGAAGGTAAGTTTACCATTGAAACGCTTTTAAAAGAAAAATTCGTAACTTCAATGGACTTCGTAGAGCTGAACCCATTGCTGGATGATGCATCTAAAACTACAGTAAAAACTGCAGTTGAATTCCTAAACCACACTTTTAAATGCTTATAA